ACTTTTTGAAAGTGTAAATAACGAGTATTCTAATGATATAATTTACGCTCCTATTATGGACGCGAGAAGAAATGAAGTCTATGCAGGTGCATTTTTAAACGGCGAAAGAATAATTGAAGACTCTGCCCTTCCCATAAGCGATTTTATTGACAAATTAAAAGAATTTGAGTTTAAAAAAATTGTTTTTACAGGTGACGGAGTTTATCCAAATATTGAAATAATTAAAGAAAAATTAAGCGATAAATGTTCATTTGCTCCTGAACATCTCATAAACGGATGCGGTGCAGGAGTTATAAAATCAGCAATTAAAGAAAATAACAAAGTAACTTATGACAATATTCTGCCATCATACTTAAGACCATCTCAGGCAGAAAGAATGAAATTATAATTAGGAATTAGGAATGAGGAATAAAGGTAAAAACGCGTAATGCGTTTTTGAATTAAATTCATTAAAAGGAGACTTACTATTATGAAAATTGCAATCGGTGCCGATCATGGTGCTTTTGAACTAAAGGAAGTATTAAAAGAATATCTTTTAAATAAAGGTTATGAAATTTTAGACTGTGGTACAT
The DNA window shown above is from Oscillospiraceae bacterium and carries:
- the tsaB gene encoding tRNA (adenosine(37)-N6)-threonylcarbamoyltransferase complex dimerization subunit type 1 TsaB; this encodes MIILGIDSSTKTASVAICDNDKVIVDFTLNHTRTHSEKLLEMIDMSLKISKLKISDIDAFAVTKGPGSFTGLRIGLATIKGLCHALNKPCYLTSTISALFESVNNEYSNDIIYAPIMDARRNEVYAGAFLNGERIIEDSALPISDFIDKLKEFEFKKIVFTGDGVYPNIEIIKEKLSDKCSFAPEHLINGCGAGVIKSAIKENNKVTYDNILPSYLRPSQAERMKL